Part of the Subtercola frigoramans genome, TCCCCAGCCGTTGGGGTGAATCGTCACCGATAGACTCGACTCCATGAGTGCACAAACAGACCGCTTGGTCTGGATCGACTGTGAAATGACCGGCCTCGACCTCGCGATCGACGAACTGGTCGAGGTGGCGGTCGTCATCACCGACTTCGACCTGAACCTGGTCGACCCCGGCTTCACCATCGTCATCAAGCCCGACGACTCCGCCCTGTCGAACATGAACGACTTCGTGCGTAACATGCACGCCACGAGCGGCCTCGACGCGCTCATCCCGAACGGTGTCAGCTTGGCGGAGGCCGAGTACGAGGTCCTCGAGTACATCCTGAAGTTCGTGCCGAACGAGATGAAGGCCCCGATTGCGGGCAACACCATCGGCACCGACCGCATGTTCCTCGCGAAATACATGCCGCGTGTCGACGCCCACCTCCACTACCGCAGCGTCGACGTGTCATCGATCAAAGAACTCGCCCGCCGCTGGTTCCCGCCGATCTACTTCCACGCGCCCGCCAAAGACGGCGGCCACCGTGCCTTGGCCGACATTCTCGAGTCGATCCGCGAGCTCGAGTACTACCGCAAAGCCGTGTTCGTGGCCCCACCTGGCCCTGCCTCTGCCGACCTCAAAACCATTGCGGCAGACGTCGTGAACGAGTTCGCCGCAAAGCTGTAATAGACTTCTCTGGTTGCCCCGTTTGACGGGTCGACAGCCTGGTGGGTATAGCTCAGTTGGCAGAGCGCCTGGTTGTGGTCTAGGAGGCCGCGGGTTCGAGCCCCGTTACTCACCCCACCTGAAACAGAAGTAGAAGAAGAAATGGCCCGATGAACTCGG contains:
- the orn gene encoding oligoribonuclease codes for the protein MSAQTDRLVWIDCEMTGLDLAIDELVEVAVVITDFDLNLVDPGFTIVIKPDDSALSNMNDFVRNMHATSGLDALIPNGVSLAEAEYEVLEYILKFVPNEMKAPIAGNTIGTDRMFLAKYMPRVDAHLHYRSVDVSSIKELARRWFPPIYFHAPAKDGGHRALADILESIRELEYYRKAVFVAPPGPASADLKTIAADVVNEFAAKL